From Halostella salina, a single genomic window includes:
- a CDS encoding SatD family protein, translated as MEKAFVVLGDVVGSREVADRESLQLSLQNSIEKINKRHANDIRADFSLLKGVDELGGVLTGVSPLYEVIKTIYRGTFPTGVRFAGVYDRVDVGSEQNDVAEMDGPAFHLADGLLSDLDADGRLFSLYTGDDLLDVLIGNYVNLCLMQMNEWTRREMEIVDTYERVGTQNEAAGELDVSQQRVSNVIGETNWKQFHRMESDLNDALATYDELL; from the coding sequence ATGGAAAAGGCGTTCGTCGTACTTGGAGACGTCGTCGGATCACGTGAAGTAGCGGACAGGGAATCTCTACAGCTAAGTTTACAGAATTCAATAGAGAAAATAAATAAACGGCACGCGAACGATATCCGGGCGGACTTTTCCCTCCTGAAGGGGGTCGACGAACTGGGCGGGGTGCTCACTGGGGTGTCGCCGCTGTACGAGGTCATCAAAACGATCTACAGAGGCACCTTTCCGACGGGGGTCAGATTTGCGGGGGTGTACGACAGGGTGGACGTCGGTAGCGAACAGAACGACGTTGCGGAGATGGACGGGCCGGCCTTCCACCTTGCAGACGGTCTCCTCTCCGACCTCGACGCCGACGGCCGACTGTTCTCCCTCTATACTGGCGACGATCTGTTGGATGTACTCATAGGAAACTACGTGAATCTTTGCCTGATGCAGATGAACGAATGGACGCGCCGTGAGATGGAGATCGTCGACACGTACGAACGGGTGGGGACACAGAACGAGGCCGCAGGAGAACTCGACGTGTCCCAACAGCGCGTGTCGAACGTGATCGGAGAAACCAACTGGAAGCAGTTTCACCGAATGGAATCCGATCTGAACGACGCTCTCGCGACCTACGACGAGTTGTTATGA
- a CDS encoding DUF7268 family protein, with translation MLPAWLRAAARRVLLAVAAGVAVGVGGVVAFALRDGLRTATEQVFALGALAFGVGLLGWSGSVMAGRGFENMQRYLDTGSDWTESDSRRAMSRVTGFGVGVMVAASVATAGL, from the coding sequence GTGCTTCCCGCCTGGCTCCGGGCCGCTGCTCGGCGCGTCCTCCTCGCCGTCGCGGCCGGCGTGGCGGTGGGCGTCGGCGGCGTGGTCGCCTTCGCCCTTCGGGACGGCCTCCGGACGGCGACCGAGCAGGTGTTCGCGCTCGGCGCGCTCGCCTTCGGGGTCGGCCTGCTCGGCTGGTCCGGGTCGGTCATGGCCGGCCGCGGCTTCGAGAACATGCAGCGTTACCTCGACACCGGGTCGGACTGGACCGAATCGGACTCCCGGCGGGCGATGAGCCGGGTCACCGGGTTCGGCGTCGGCGTGATGGTCGCGGCGTCGGTCGCGACCGCGGGGCTGTGA
- a CDS encoding ABC transporter permease: MSTDTESAAEERASRGLIDRLRASPFLSELLSNRLAVFGLIIILAMVVTALYSRLFIDLGAISDTALGSNPQLDGPCGSRTVTDSLGNAGSCPHPFGTDIQARDVFLRTQYGAWLALKYGTVTVAASTTLGVGLGIIAAYYGGWVDNVIMRTMDVLLSFPSLLLALALVAIFGVGLWKAVLALTLVYTPRFARVVRGAALKVLEDEYIDASVALGARDARVLVRHVLPNSLAPITVQSTLNFGLAIIDLAALSFLGFGAQAGTPSWGLMLSNGVRNGLLAGVWWWSFFPGLFLAVTVLGFNLLGDGMRDALDPRMREAVD; this comes from the coding sequence ATGAGCACGGACACCGAATCCGCCGCCGAGGAGCGCGCGAGCCGGGGCCTGATCGACAGGCTGCGGGCGTCGCCGTTCCTCTCCGAACTCCTGTCGAACCGTCTGGCCGTCTTCGGCCTCATCATCATCCTCGCGATGGTCGTCACCGCGCTCTACTCGCGGCTGTTCATCGACCTCGGCGCGATCAGCGACACCGCGCTCGGCTCCAACCCACAGCTCGACGGACCCTGTGGCAGCCGGACGGTCACGGACTCGCTCGGCAACGCCGGGTCGTGTCCGCACCCGTTCGGGACGGACATCCAGGCCCGCGACGTGTTCCTGCGCACCCAGTACGGGGCGTGGCTGGCGCTGAAGTACGGCACCGTCACGGTCGCCGCGTCGACGACGCTGGGCGTCGGGCTCGGCATCATCGCCGCCTACTACGGCGGCTGGGTCGACAACGTGATCATGCGGACGATGGACGTGCTGCTCTCGTTCCCGTCGCTCCTGCTGGCGCTCGCGCTGGTGGCCATCTTCGGCGTCGGCCTCTGGAAGGCCGTCCTCGCGCTGACGCTGGTGTACACGCCCCGCTTCGCCCGTGTCGTCCGCGGGGCGGCGCTGAAGGTGCTCGAGGACGAGTACATCGACGCCTCCGTGGCGCTCGGCGCGCGCGACGCGCGTGTGCTCGTCCGGCACGTCCTGCCGAACTCGCTCGCGCCCATCACCGTCCAGAGCACGCTCAACTTCGGGCTGGCGATCATCGACCTGGCGGCCCTGTCGTTCCTGGGCTTCGGCGCGCAGGCCGGCACGCCGTCGTGGGGGCTGATGCTCTCGAACGGCGTCCGCAACGGCCTGCTCGCCGGGGTGTGGTGGTGGTCGTTCTTCCCCGGCCTGTTCCTGGCCGTCACCGTCCTCGGGTTCAACCTCCTGGGTGACGGGATGCGCGACGCGCTGGACCCGCGGATGCGGGAAGCGGTCGACTGA
- a CDS encoding ABC transporter permease, with the protein MISKRYVLKRLLLLIPVLAGVATLVFSILHLSPGNPARVIAGQRASEAAVREVERQLGLNDPIWVQYGRFLFDLLQFDLGESYIIRRGQPVTSVLRWKFPITLELAVYGQLFGILFGIPVGIISAVKQDTITDHLSRFGALAGISVPIFWSGPLLILLFAVELGWFPTSGRISTDFVVPQLTGILTLDTLLLGQYDAFLSAVHHLLLPSLVIGIYSMALISRMMRSSMLEVIRQDYIRTARAKGQGTKITLMKHGFRNALIPVVTVIGIQFGSLLGGAVLTETVFAIPGIGQLLVDAIRDGDYPLVQGTVLIFAFVFTLVNLLVDLTYSYLDPRIEQ; encoded by the coding sequence ATGATTAGCAAGCGATACGTGCTGAAGCGGTTGCTGTTGCTGATCCCGGTGCTGGCGGGAGTGGCGACGCTGGTGTTCTCCATCCTCCACCTCTCGCCGGGGAACCCCGCGCGGGTGATCGCCGGGCAGCGCGCGAGCGAGGCGGCCGTCCGGGAGGTGGAGCGCCAGCTCGGACTGAACGACCCCATCTGGGTCCAGTACGGCCGGTTCCTGTTTGACCTGCTCCAGTTCGACCTGGGCGAGTCCTACATCATCCGCCGGGGCCAGCCCGTCACCAGCGTCCTCCGCTGGAAGTTCCCGATCACCCTTGAGCTCGCCGTGTACGGGCAGCTGTTCGGTATCCTCTTTGGCATCCCGGTCGGGATCATCAGCGCGGTCAAACAGGACACGATCACCGACCACCTCTCCCGCTTCGGTGCGCTCGCGGGGATCAGCGTCCCCATCTTCTGGAGCGGGCCGCTGCTGATCCTGCTCTTTGCCGTCGAACTGGGGTGGTTCCCCACGAGCGGTCGGATCAGCACGGACTTCGTGGTGCCGCAGTTGACGGGGATACTGACCCTCGACACGCTGTTGCTCGGCCAGTACGACGCGTTCCTCTCGGCGGTCCACCACCTGCTGCTGCCGTCGCTGGTCATCGGCATCTACTCGATGGCGCTCATCTCCCGGATGATGCGCTCGTCGATGCTCGAGGTGATCCGGCAGGACTACATCCGGACCGCCCGCGCGAAGGGCCAGGGCACGAAGATCACGCTGATGAAACACGGGTTCCGCAACGCCCTGATCCCCGTGGTGACCGTCATCGGCATCCAGTTCGGCAGCCTGCTCGGCGGCGCGGTGCTGACCGAGACGGTGTTTGCCATCCCCGGCATCGGCCAGCTACTGGTCGACGCCATCCGGGACGGTGACTACCCGCTCGTGCAGGGGACCGTCCTGATCTTCGCGTTCGTGTTCACGCTGGTGAACCTGCTCGTCGACCTGACCTACTCGTATCTCGACCCGAGGATCGAACAATGA
- a CDS encoding dihydroorotase has translation MIIGSATLPDGRERDVRIEDGTIAAVGGNLGEADIDATGKRLFPGAVDVHVHFRQPGFPHKETWETGSRSAAAGGVTTVVDQPNTDPATVTGAAFDEKAELARESLVDYGINGGVSPEWDPDSLFERPLFALGEVFLADSTGDMGIDADRFADAVALASDENVPVTVHAEDADLFDEAALERAGDGTGRDADADAWSAYRTAAAEAAAVERAVEVGADAGVSLHIAHTSTPEGIDAASEAGATCEVTPHHLFLSRDDLDDLGTFGRMNPPLRSEDRREAVSERVADGTVDVVATDHAPHTREEKDAGIRDAPSGVPGVETMLPLLLEEARQGRLSYERVRDLVAANPAEIFGLPTKGRIEAGRDADLVLFDPDDAREIRGDDLHSKPGWTPFEGRTAVFPELTLLRGAVAYDGRDGERFGDAVGENVRA, from the coding sequence ATGATCATCGGGTCGGCGACGCTACCGGACGGCCGCGAACGCGACGTGCGGATCGAGGACGGAACCATCGCCGCGGTCGGCGGGAACCTTGGCGAAGCGGACATCGACGCGACGGGGAAACGACTGTTCCCGGGTGCAGTCGACGTACACGTCCATTTCCGACAGCCCGGGTTCCCGCACAAGGAGACGTGGGAAACGGGGAGCCGAAGCGCCGCCGCGGGCGGCGTGACGACCGTCGTCGACCAGCCGAACACCGACCCGGCGACGGTGACCGGCGCGGCGTTCGACGAGAAGGCGGAACTCGCCCGCGAGTCGCTCGTCGACTACGGGATCAACGGCGGCGTGTCGCCGGAGTGGGACCCCGATTCGTTGTTCGAGCGGCCGCTGTTCGCGCTCGGCGAGGTGTTCCTCGCCGACTCGACCGGCGACATGGGGATCGACGCCGACCGCTTCGCCGACGCCGTGGCGCTGGCGAGCGACGAGAACGTGCCCGTGACGGTCCACGCGGAGGACGCCGACCTGTTCGACGAGGCCGCGCTGGAGCGGGCCGGCGACGGCACCGGTCGCGACGCGGACGCCGACGCGTGGTCGGCCTACCGGACCGCCGCCGCCGAAGCGGCCGCGGTGGAGCGTGCGGTCGAAGTGGGAGCGGACGCCGGCGTCTCGCTCCACATCGCTCACACCAGCACGCCGGAGGGCATCGACGCCGCCAGCGAGGCGGGCGCGACCTGCGAGGTGACGCCCCACCACCTGTTTCTCTCGCGGGACGACCTCGACGACCTCGGGACGTTCGGGCGGATGAACCCGCCGCTCCGGAGCGAGGACCGGCGGGAGGCGGTGTCCGAGCGCGTCGCCGACGGCACCGTCGACGTGGTCGCCACCGACCACGCGCCCCACACCCGCGAGGAGAAAGACGCCGGGATCCGGGACGCGCCGAGCGGCGTCCCCGGCGTGGAGACGATGCTCCCGCTGTTGCTGGAGGAGGCCCGACAGGGTCGGCTGTCCTACGAGCGGGTTCGGGACCTCGTGGCGGCCAACCCGGCCGAGATATTCGGCCTGCCGACCAAGGGCCGGATCGAGGCGGGCCGGGACGCCGACCTCGTGCTGTTCGACCCGGACGACGCCCGCGAGATCCGTGGCGACGACCTCCACTCGAAACCCGGGTGGACGCCGTTCGAGGGGCGGACGGCCGTCTTCCCGGAGCTGACGCTCCTGCGCGGCGCGGTCGCCTACGACGGACGGGACGGAGAGCGGTTCGGCGACGCCGTCGGTGAGAACGTCCGAGCGTAA
- a CDS encoding lipoate--protein ligase family protein encodes MRVLRGRAATIDADRDATAQLVTAAGEHDERALRVWTPHRQVAFGRRDARADGYEAARVAAEEQGFPPVERDVGGRAVAYAGSTLAFALAEPVSDLRGGIDERYERATTAVERALQRVGVDAERGEPDDAFCPGTHSLQCCGKVVGIAQRVRQDAALTAGVVVVADREGIAAVLADVYAALAVPFDPESVGSVAAAGGPADPDEVRNAVERAFVGDADATVERVD; translated from the coding sequence GGGACGCGACGGCTCAGTTGGTGACGGCAGCGGGCGAGCACGACGAGCGCGCGCTCCGGGTCTGGACGCCTCACCGACAGGTGGCCTTTGGCCGCCGGGACGCCCGGGCGGACGGTTACGAGGCAGCGCGAGTCGCGGCGGAGGAACAGGGGTTTCCCCCGGTCGAACGCGACGTCGGCGGCCGCGCCGTCGCGTACGCCGGCAGCACGCTCGCGTTCGCGCTCGCGGAGCCGGTTTCGGACCTGCGCGGCGGGATCGACGAGCGCTACGAACGCGCCACGACGGCGGTCGAACGCGCGCTGCAGCGCGTGGGCGTCGACGCCGAACGCGGCGAACCGGACGACGCGTTCTGCCCGGGGACACACTCGCTCCAGTGCTGCGGGAAGGTCGTCGGCATCGCCCAGCGCGTCCGGCAGGACGCCGCGCTCACCGCCGGCGTCGTGGTCGTGGCCGACCGGGAGGGGATAGCCGCGGTGCTGGCCGACGTGTACGCCGCGCTGGCCGTGCCGTTCGACCCCGAGTCCGTCGGCAGCGTGGCCGCCGCTGGCGGCCCCGCGGACCCCGACGAGGTCCGGAATGCGGTCGAACGCGCGTTCGTCGGCGACGCCGACGCGACGGTCGAGCGCGTGGACTGA